The Streptomyces sp. HUAS MG91 sequence TCCGGCCGCGACGACGCTCCGGAGGCGGTGGCATGAGCGGGCCCGCGTGGACGCCGGACGGGGTGCCCGTCCCGATCCTGATGTACCACTCGGTCGCCCGGGAGCCGAGCGAGCCGACGCGTGCCCTCTCGGTCTCCCCCGGCCGGTTCGCGGAGCAGATGGAGATGCTAGCCGATCACCGCTGCACCCCGCTGACCACCGCCGAGCTCGCGGCGATCTGGCGCGGCGGCGGCCGGGCGCTGCCCGACCGGCCCGTCCTGATCACCTTCGACGACGGCTACGAGGGCGTGCACCGGCACGCGCTGCCCGTCCTCGCCCGGCACGGCTTCGCCGCCACCCTGTTCGTCTCGACGGGGTGGCTGCGGGGCGCGCACGACACCGGCCGCGGGCTCGACACGATGCTCGACTGGGACCAGGTGCGGGAGCTCGCCGGGCAGGGCGTGGAGATCGGCGGGCACAGCCATACACATCCGCAGCTCGACCAACTGCCGGACGAAGAGCTGGAGTTCGAGCTGCGGCACTGCAAGGAGATCGTCGAGGGCGAGCTGGGGGCCGCGCCCGTCTCCTTCGCGTACCCGTACGGCCACTCCGACCGGCGGGTGCGCCGGGCCGTGCGCGCGGCCGGCTTCGCCCAGTCGCTCGCCGTCGGCAACGGACTGGCCAGGCGCCGGCAGGGGCCCTTCGCCCTGCAACGCGTCACCGTCCGCCGCTCCACCGGCGCCGCCGAGTTCGAGCGGCTGGTCGAGGGCCGCGCGATCGGCCGCACCTTCGCCACGGACCGTGCCCTGACCAAGGGGTACGCCGTGGTCCGCAGAGTCCGACAGGCCCGCCGGAAGGCAGCTCGTACCCGTGTCTGACACGACGACCACCGCCAAGGCAGGATCGACCACCACCGCCGAGCCCGAGGGGCCGCCCGGCCGCAGACTCGGACTGCCCCACTGGGGCAGGGGCTGGGGCCGGGGCCGGAGCAGGAAGGGCGACTCGCCCGGCGTGGGGTCCGAGGGCGGGAGTCAGCTGTTCCGCAACGCCTACGCGCTGATGCTGAACACCGGCATCTCCGGCGTGCTCGGCGTCAGTTTCTGGCTGGCCGCGGCGCACTACTACACGGCGGACGCGGTCGGTCAGGGCTCGGCCGCGATCGCGGCCATGAAGTTCCTCGCGGGACTCATGGCCGTGACGCTGACCGGGGCCCTGGCCCGCTTCATCCCGGTCGCCGGGCGCGACACGAGGCGGCTCATCTTCTGTACGTACGCGGGCAGCGCGCCGGCGGTGGCGCTGGCCGCCCTGGTCTTCCTGCTCACCCTGGACGTGTGGGGCCCGTCGTACAGATTCCTGCACGGGCCGGTCAACGGTCTGGGGTTCATCGCGGCCGTCGTCGCCTGGGCGCTGCTCACCTTGCAGGACGGGGTGCTGACCGGGCTGCGCAGCGCGCTGTGGGTACCGGTGGGCAACACCGTGTTCTCCCTGGTGAAGCTCGGTCTGCTGGTCGCGTTCGCGACGGCGTTCGCGACGACCGGGGTGTTCGTGTCCTGGGTCGTCGCGATCGCGTTCTCGGTGGTCCCGCTGGGCCTGCTGGTCTTCCGCCGTCTGGTGCCCCGGCACGTCGCGGCGACCGACGGCCACGCGGATCCGCCGACGCTGCGGCAGATGGGCCGGTTCGTCGCGGGCGACTCCACCGGTTCGCTGTTCTCGCTCGCGGTCGTGTCCCTCGTGCCCGTCGTGGTCGCCGCGCAGGTCAGCTCCTCGGACAACGCGTACTTCTACGTCACCGCCACGATCGGCGGCACGGTCAATCTGCTGGCCATCAACATGGGCGCCTCGCTGACGGTGGAGGGTTCGCACGATCCGGCGCGGCTCGCCGCCCACACCCGTGCGGCGCTCCGCCGGATGACCCGCATCATGATCCCGGTCTGCGCGCTGCTGTTCGCCCTCGCCCCGTACATCCTCCGTGTCTTCGGCGGGGAGTACGCGGACGCGGCGACGCCGCTGCTGCGCTGGTTCGCCGTGGGCGCGGCCCTGCGGGTGGTAATGGAGACGTACTTCGCCGTGCTGCGGGCGCAGAGCAGGACCGCTGGACTCGCCTGGTTGCAGGGCCTGTTGTGCGTGCTGGTGCTCGGCCTGACGCTGCTGCTCCTGCCGCGGCTCGGGCTGACCGGCGCGGGCATCGCGGAGGTCTCCTCGCTCGCGGTGATCATGACGATCGCGGCGCCCCGGCTGTGGCGCGTGGTGCGTGCCACGCCCGCGGCGCCGCACAGCGACAGCGTGGCGCCCGACGGCGACCTCGCCGATCTCGGGATACCGGTGGCACCGGCCGGCGCGGCGGGCGGGCGGGGCGCCAAGCGGGCGCTGCGCGGCGCGATGGACTCGGACACGCTGCAACTCGCGGTGCAGCTCAACCTGGATCACCAGGAGCGGCGGCCCGATGTGCGGCCGGGCCCGGCGACCCCGCCGCGCGGCGCTCCCACCGCGCACCGGCCGGCCTGGGCGGACAGGACGCGGGCGCCGGACACCGGGGCGCGGGCACCGGACACCGGGGCGCGGGCGCCGGACACAAAGACCTCGACGCCGGGCACGGGGACTTCGGCGCCGGACTCCGGGGCGCCGGTCCCGGCCCCGGCCGCTCCCGCGAGGCCGCCGCGTGCCCGTCTCACCCCGTCCGTGGCCGTGCTGTCGCTGCTGCTGATCGCGGGGCTCGGCCTGTACTGGGGTCCGGTGCTCGGCATGAGCGACGCCGATCTGGACGGCATGGGCGGACTCGGCCTGATCTCGGTCCTCTCCCCCGTGACGCTGCTCGGCGGCGCGCTGCTCATCGGCGTCTTCGCGACACTGCTGTGGTTCGACCACCCGCGCACCTGGCTGCTGTGGGCGACCCTGCTCGCCACCGTGGTGTCGCTGCACGCGCTGCCCGCCGTCCTGGAGACGGAGCCGCGGTTCGCGACCGCGTGGCAGCATCTGGGCTTCCTGGACTACATCGACCGCAC is a genomic window containing:
- a CDS encoding polysaccharide deacetylase family protein — translated: MSGPAWTPDGVPVPILMYHSVAREPSEPTRALSVSPGRFAEQMEMLADHRCTPLTTAELAAIWRGGGRALPDRPVLITFDDGYEGVHRHALPVLARHGFAATLFVSTGWLRGAHDTGRGLDTMLDWDQVRELAGQGVEIGGHSHTHPQLDQLPDEELEFELRHCKEIVEGELGAAPVSFAYPYGHSDRRVRRAVRAAGFAQSLAVGNGLARRRQGPFALQRVTVRRSTGAAEFERLVEGRAIGRTFATDRALTKGYAVVRRVRQARRKAARTRV
- a CDS encoding lipopolysaccharide biosynthesis protein; this translates as MSDTTTTAKAGSTTTAEPEGPPGRRLGLPHWGRGWGRGRSRKGDSPGVGSEGGSQLFRNAYALMLNTGISGVLGVSFWLAAAHYYTADAVGQGSAAIAAMKFLAGLMAVTLTGALARFIPVAGRDTRRLIFCTYAGSAPAVALAALVFLLTLDVWGPSYRFLHGPVNGLGFIAAVVAWALLTLQDGVLTGLRSALWVPVGNTVFSLVKLGLLVAFATAFATTGVFVSWVVAIAFSVVPLGLLVFRRLVPRHVAATDGHADPPTLRQMGRFVAGDSTGSLFSLAVVSLVPVVVAAQVSSSDNAYFYVTATIGGTVNLLAINMGASLTVEGSHDPARLAAHTRAALRRMTRIMIPVCALLFALAPYILRVFGGEYADAATPLLRWFAVGAALRVVMETYFAVLRAQSRTAGLAWLQGLLCVLVLGLTLLLLPRLGLTGAGIAEVSSLAVIMTIAAPRLWRVVRATPAAPHSDSVAPDGDLADLGIPVAPAGAAGGRGAKRALRGAMDSDTLQLAVQLNLDHQERRPDVRPGPATPPRGAPTAHRPAWADRTRAPDTGARAPDTGARAPDTKTSTPGTGTSAPDSGAPVPAPAAPARPPRARLTPSVAVLSLLLIAGLGLYWGPVLGMSDADLDGMGGLGLISVLSPVTLLGGALLIGVFATLLWFDHPRTWLLWATLLATVVSLHALPAVLETEPRFATAWQHLGFLDYIDRTGSAVPDLDARWSWPGFFAAAAFVAQACGISDLGEVVRWWPLTLQLLCLAPMFLLLRSVRASWKAKWTGLWIFVLSGWVGQDYFSPQGFTYLLYLMFVAILLVWFREPGMRRAALRPGEAEPEPVDRRRRVVLLVVLIALFAATVPAHQLTPFVMLGVLAVLVLAGRSEPRGLPLLFGVVVISWLGFLAEPYWSGHFNDLFGGIGGVGGNVSSSVSGRIQGGSSTHRLVLYTRVLLAGGVLAFACFGWWRRHDWKYRERSLVVLTFVPFLGFGMQSYGGEMALRVFLFALPGAALLAGLGLFPRTGVTEKERDRDRITLAPLAALLAGLLLFGGFLVARWGNEPFERIRPGEVAAMDYVYAHDRPTVRLLWMSDDAVDNVTPSMPWGARDMERVQYVPTPAPADPVLVGGLVKALKDAGPNSYLMINKSQVVYLQLDVGYSKTWSTRLTGNLERRTELRKAYANDDVTLYQLRTPPSGPVEKPDPGPAGPLITWTPWSVVGALAAVALIVLLTAREVVRAARPPGARRLRLLQSTFWFSLPLLAVLLASLVHRFITMGMD